In a single window of the Porites lutea chromosome 14, jaPorLute2.1, whole genome shotgun sequence genome:
- the LOC140924343 gene encoding uncharacterized protein: MSKQKWDDSSMDSEIYDIARGLYDSKVNIKRPPSAAQHSVYTTSFRGPPPCLSQVHAKEKKRRPYSAKGRITSDTSEVVGKPRLPWRPFSGHAALNRPTFLADDSYRDSYNTNVNKNVQSININTASREQGPLSDVTALPKLYHNRSLPKSLLSLSQWLTDDIPDDWPSCYQPQHSFVFLPCVNAGECDGLPGVPPVQQPEDSLIYNPAPQLKKYKPPRPRFKHLYDGEDKERKQCCHKGSRLNQVPSHAVSVIDDRYKGMRTVDIIRQEIRDLERLLEGIGNPTGSSVVVRYQHDINHLRNMLQTTLDGYELDDNTPQCLTPVAVCFQEDLIRYPDQHEQIFKTIKQRRDQCVQELADIEHEIMENDT, from the coding sequence ATGTCAAAGCAAAAATGGGATGATTCGAGTATGGATTCAGAGATATACGACATTGCAAGAGGGTTGTATGATTCCAAAGTTAACATAAAAAGGCCACCAAGTGCGGCCCAACACAGTGTTTACACAACCAGTTTTAGGGGGCCTCCGCCTTGTCTCTCCCAAGTTcatgcaaaagaaaagaaaagaagacctTATAGTGCAAAGGGGAGGATAACATCAGACACATCAGAAGTAGTAGGCAAACCAAGATTGCCTTGGAGACCATTCTCTGGACATGCTGCCCTCAATCGACCCACTTTCTTGGCGGACGATAGTTATCGGGATAGTTATAACACCAATGTCAACAAGAACGTACAATCAATAAATATCAACACTGCTTCACGGGAGCAAGGGCCTCTCAGTGACGTAACAGCGTTACCAAAATTATATCATAACAGGTCTTTACCTAAAAGTCTTTTGAGTCTGAGTCAGTGGCTTACAGATGATATTCCTGATGACTGGCCCTCTTGCTATCAGCCGCAACATAGTTTTGTGTTTCTTCCTTGTGTTAATGCAGGAGAGTGTGATGGTTTGCCTGGTGTTCCACCAGTTCAGCAACCCGAGGATTCGCTGATATACAATCCTGCACCGCaacttaaaaaatataagcctccAAGACCAAGATTTAAACACTTGTATGATGgtgaagacaaagaaagaaaacaatgttGTCATAAGGGTTCCAGGCTCAACCAGGTACCTTCACATGCAGTTAGTGTGATTGATGATAGATATAAGGGAATGCGGACAGTAGATATCATTAGACAAGAGATTCGGGACCTTGAAAGACTTTTGGAGGGAATTGGAAACCCAACAGGTTCGTCTGTAGTGGTTCGATATCAGCATGATATCAATCATCTAAGGAACATGCTTCAGACAACCCTTGATGGGTATGAATTAGATGATAATACCCCACAGTGTTTGACTCCAGTGGCTGTGTGTTTCCAAGAAGATCTGATTAGGTATCCCGACCAACATGAACagatttttaaaactataaaacaacGCAGAGATCAGTGTGTTCAAGAGCTAGCAGATATTGAGCATGAGATCATGGAAAATGATACTTGA